A region of the Hydra vulgaris chromosome 12, alternate assembly HydraT2T_AEP genome:
ATTAGATTCATATTAATTTCCCATACTTGCTACCACagtttaaaagtaaatacttcaAAAGATATAATGTGCAGGATTCTGAATTACCACACCCTGATTTGTAGATTTGATTCAGTTTCCGTCATTTTGTTGAGGTCGAAAAATTCCGCTAAGTTCAAAATAGTTCATGAGACCTGAAATTTTGATTTGACTTAATGCAATAAacttttctgttaaaatttaaaaaagcaaaatactctttaaaattCTCATATACAAAGTTTCTATTGAAACCACGTAGAacattatagttatttaaaatctgATAATATATAACTGTAACTGTTTTGTCTCGTAAAGATTCTTTAatcattaattacaaatataggtcgaatgaaaacaaaataatgtatttttttttaattctaataaaaaagttggtTTTGGTAACCCAAAAAGGGGTTCAACCGTTTAAACGATTATTTATCATAGTGTGACTGTTAAACTTTGAAATTcgcaaagttattttataacaatgttaACTACAATCTGTGCCAGTCTCACGTTCAAACtattaaaacttgcaaaaatatagtcatttttataagaattgctggtttttaaagttttactcgCCTATTCAAAATTTCATAAGTATAAATCTGAATAAGAGAGACTTTTAATGAGGGTCATTTTTTAGCTATATTAGTaacaaacatttgtaaaaaattttaagaagtttcaaaaagtattaGTAAAGATAATATGTAAACGATATAaccaaaacaacaaaaaacatgttctgtgaaaaaacagttttaaaaattagataatatttactaacataaaacaaaacaaaaataaatctaacTCAATGAGATCCAGAATTAATGGGTtggcattttttaatatcatttttttaaatataaactctTTTCTTAGACGTCTTTCTACTTTTctctgtgtttttaaaatattagatgaCCAATGAATTAAAGCTCTATTATGGCcactttttaatgcatttttttcaaaaaaaccttcACGTGGtatatttaaacaatcaaaaacatTTCCAATACAATTAATTCCATCATTGAAACTTATGATGGCAGAACACGCGCCAATTGTAAGTACTTTTCTGCTACAATAAATAGATTTGGGAGCCCAAATAATTCCATTTAAACACTCATTCACATTTTGCGTTTTGTCATGGAGGCATTATTCTACCAAGAGTCTTGACTTAattgctgaaatttttttattttagttttgctAAGTGTATAAGTAAtacttgaaaataaattgcACTTAAAACAAATTGCAATAGAGGTGTTATAATTCCATAATATAGATGCTAAGGGCGTTGCTAAGAGTAAAAATCTATACCAacattaagatatatatatatatatatatatatatatatatatatatatatatatatatatatatatatatatatatatatatatatatatatatatatttatatatatatataatttcaaacattttaaactcaaAATCGGATCTGTCAGTTTCGTCAGCCATTTTAAATAAgagtaattttaataacaaataaaataaaattattcaaatatttgattttattaaatcctttacaattaatttatcatatataacaataaaatacttACCGTTGTTCctttttaactttctttcttcgaataattttttttgtattaacgATGTTTCGACAAAGAAATccttgtttataaatattctcgaacctttaagaatttttattttatctttataatcgAGTAACTTGATCACAATTGTTCTTGGCTTGTTGGTATTAGGCTTACCTGTCCGATGAGCTCGTTCTATTTTCACTCCATTTAcatttaagttattttcaagattatttattatttttatttccgaATCATCCCAACTTTCCGACTCGTTTTCAGTAATTCCCTCGAATCTTAAGTTATTTCTTCTTTGCCGATCTTCGAGTTGtcgtatttttgttttgtcttcgCTTCCTAAACTAgattttgaatagatttttttctCTAGGTCACTAACCTTTTTATCGTGACAATCTTGATGGAGCGATAAACTTTCTTCAATgtccttttgtacttttttgtaattctgCAACTGACTGCTTAACTTTACTTGATCAGCTTTTCtcttttcattttctttttttaaagattcgcAAGTGGctttaattgtattaatatCCTTTAGTAACCCGTCGATTCGTTCGTTAGTAATTTTCAAGTTACCGCTtatcaatttcaaaatatcCTTTTGCTGTTTCAGAAACATctcttaaaaaatttgatttgctAACTGTATTGAGATTTCAGAATCTTTAAATTTATccattttgttattaaaactaattgcaatggaaaaaaaataaataataaaaacttttttaaatcttttaaaagaaataaatgctCATCTCATCTGCAAATCACGACATTAGAATTACCTTGCTTTATCTCAACTATTTGAATTTTGagacaaaacaatttaaaaaataaaatctttacgTCCCAACATATATCTCcctaacttttttacttttaacttagGTTTCAATACAGTAGAAAAACATTTTCCGAGGTACATAAACTATcaataactcaatttttttaaaagtggagATGGAACatgataattctaacgtcgcgaaatGTTGAGCTTTTATCTCTGTAAACTCTCTTGTTATTTATACGTTTTTTATTTGACGCTATTTGctcattattgaaaaaaaattttatttgacgCTATTTGctcattattgaaaaaaattttatttgacgCTATTTGctcattattgaaaaaaattttcgcGCGAGTTCCTTATAAAGTTCATCGGGAACGGGCTTTagttatctaataaaaaaattaggttattttttattaactttttggaatatagtttgtttaattaactttttcgGAAACTAGATTGTCAGTAAGTAAAGCatcaataataagaaaattttaacaagTAAATGCAAAATTACTCGTTGATGGattcttctattttaaaaatattttagtttggatttatgaaataaattcatattcaaaatatgaaacaaacaaaaataactctaaGTGCACGATTTATCAACGATAAGATAATATATTTTCCTTGctcttttgattaaaaatagcGTAATCTGTCTTTTATCCGTTATGCTTCGATTATAAGAAAAAACGCTAACTAATAATTACTAACTTATAATTTTTCGTTTCTGTAAATTACAACCCAATCCATCCACAGAAAATCCGCTTATTATCTTGAAAGACttcatagtaataataataacaatagtaatagtaatgataaaaataattaaacataaataaagttattttattatttttatcattactattatttttgttattattaatattataaaactaaattatccGTATTTAAAAGAACCGTTTTTTGAAGAAACTAGTTTTAAAGTGACATGAAAAAACAAAAcccaaaaaaattctaaagacattatttatcttttttacttattagtttatttctaaaaagaagaaggtaataaaaagttaacaaaaacttCAGTTTCCATGGAAATATGTAGAtcaatattaactttttttttttaaaaccaaaaatcatatcaaaaaaaaaaaaactttcaaagatTCGACCGTTTAACTCTATTAGCAATGgtaagtaaatataaacaaaacgaAAAAAGTTGTGATACTGATGttgtaaaagttataataaataaaaaagaagtaactaacatttgttaaaaacaacattagAAGATATGTTTTATGCGAAATTGCAATTGCTATCAATTTGTTTTGTTTCAGGTAAACTccgtttaaaaaatctttttttttcatcacaCACTAATTTGTTACATGCGAACTGCTCTCTAGATAAAGTCAAAGTAAAAGTCAAACTTTAATATGattacaaatttttcttttgcatttttttttaggttttgcGCCTTTTCCTCATCTATGGTGGGACATTGAAATCTATCAAGAAAAAACGGTTTTCCTTAGAGGAGAAATATCTACATACGCACTTTTGTTAAATGGTACAACTGTCGCAACAGATTTGTCCGGTTTAAGACAAGGtcattttcttacttttaatgGCTCGAACgcaggttttatttttaatacctcATTATATCGTGATAAAATCACAAGCAAATGTTTCTTAAGAAATAACACTTTATGCAAAGAGTTTACATTTGCTTTTTGGGTAAAATGGTCCAAATGGGGTGATACATTTGTAATAGCGTCGCCCGCACTTAGAATGCAATTTTTTACTGCATACACTTTAGCTGTCGAATTCATAGCAGAAAATCAACACTGGATAATTTTTACCCCACTAATCGTTTCAGAAAAATGGGACTTTTATAgtataacttttaatacaacTTGTCTGCAACTAATTGTCAACGCCGTTGGTAGTCAAACAATTTGTCAAACATACAAAGGCTCTCCGACAAACAATTTTACTGAAGATGTATTAGCAATTGGTTTACCATTGAAAAATGATCATGACAGTGATACTGAAATGTATATAGACGACATAATGATTTGGAATAGAGCGTTAAAGATTTACGAAATAGAAAGCGCTTTTAGTTATggtataaactttaaaaatcttttctttttttttaataatctttaattttgttttataagtttttaatttctgtttatttttttcattctctttACTTGGtgaggaaattaaaaaaatttaatatattaaataatttaaatcgaactaaaatcaattattaaaagtataatataaatcaagTCAGAAGCGATTTTAGGAATAAAATAAGGGAGCAAATCCTTTAAAATTGCCTACtgcttactaaaaaaaaaagattctcaaAGCTAAAAATCTGTCactcaaatgtttttaaatgccgAGTcagcatttaaaacatttaaaaataaaaatctacgtaaaaaaaaaaaaatctcccgTAAAATCTACCCTGAATCgagtataaaaaatcaattgattttctaaacgttttaaattgaatttttcaatTCCAAATTCTTAGACTTTAACATCAAAATGACAATCTTAAAATTCGTTTTTTTCAAAAGCCGTTGAAGGGGCAAACTTAAGAAAATCTACCCTGAATCAAGTATAGAAAGTCAATTGATTTTCTAAAcgttttaaattgaattttaaaatgtgtCAATAAGCTAGcttcttttcttttgtgaaTGTTTCTGTAGaatgtattttttgttgctattcTTAAGACTGGATCCAAATTTTTGGAAGACTGCGATTCGCGAGGCTCAAAACACCCgaattatttacaaaacattttaactcaattttttacaacacatctttaatataagttaataaaaggatttaaacatattttgttataattcattttttgcaacaacaaaaaaaagttctttgaatatttgtgttgaatttttAAGTTGAGCTTTTGTAATGCGAACTCCGataatttgaaacattaaaattaaacaaactctTTGGTCCCTTTTGTGTTAAATATTTAGCATAATTCGAAAAGTCTTATTTTTAGGTCATATTTTGACCGCTTGAGGATTTAAATAACCCCTTATACCCCACAAATGTATACCACAAATTACCACAAAAAGACCCCTTGAGGATTCAAATTACATGACTTCAACtgtatgtattaaaatttatttttttccttttttttttttactttttgtaagtgttaaaataagtacaaatacttaaatttataaatttataaatattcatagtttcattttttacaatacttttttgacaaaattttatttggaaaacGCTGATTAATTTATAACGCAGTTCAATCAAGGGAATTTTTTTCTCTGTTACATGGCTTAACTCTTTTTTCCTCTATTACATGGCTCAACTCTTTTTTTCTCTGTTACATGGctcaactcttttttttatactgtttttgtttcacatttatataaatacagaaaaaaattttaaatcttcaaatatCAAAAATCTACATCGATGTAAAGGATTTAATAAGATGAATAGTTTTACTTGGTAAAAGATTAGTAAGCAGTTTTGGGGTTTTGGGGTTTTGGGGTTTAGTAGATTAAttacaaaagtttattaaataaaataaaaacaacatcaaGTACggcgttttattttatttgataaatctttttttcttgtgacttaatttgttgtttttttgagttgtttGAATgcaatataagtaaattttcttGAGTAATTGAATAACGAATTAGTACTTAATTAGTAAATGATTGAAGAAGTGAGTTTAAAGCATAATTAGTGAATAAGTAATTAATAAGttgtataacaattaaaaaaggttatttgattttttaatgattgatttcattgttaaatttatttttcttttctaagaTCTATTTCTATTGTTagattttaaagatgttaaggTACAAGGAGGCTGTTCAACAACATTTCATTATAAAGACCGTTATCTTGATGGATTCGTTATTCAAGAAACAAAGTTGAACTCAGTAGAAGAATGTTTAtcgttttgtttagaaattgGATACTGCCAATCTTTTAACTTTGAATACAAAggaactggaaaaaaaaagaaatgcgtTATAAATTCTTCTCAAAAACATGACGCGCCTTGGAATTTAATAAATGTAGAcggttatttttattatgatgttgagtaaacttttttattgtataaatgcTTGGTAGTATGCCAACACTCTCATTACTGCGTCACGACTGCTTTTATTTAGTAAAcagtaaactttatttattaaactggtaaacttaatattaaaatttcaacttgAAGATGGATTTATTGGATGGGTTACTAAATTATATTGGaatgctttaaaacaaatttaatatttcaaattaaatcaaatcaaatatactttaaaataaggtttaacTGAATTTGTTAGTACAAACATAAAGTATCTGGCTCTAGAATAAACTACGATAAGGTTTCTTTTGCAATTGATATATGTTATTTCACAACAGATGCGCGTGGCTAAGAAGAGTGAGACAGAGATAAGAGAGAGATAAGTCTATGCGCAAGCCGATATATTACAGTTTCGCGATCTTGCGCAAAAAGCAAAACTGGCTAATGCGTCATCAATTTAACGCAACagtaacatttcaaaaaaaacttaaaactcaaaaaaaaaaacaatagtgcaattactaatataaagtaaatacttGAAGATACAACATatcaatataaagtaaatacctGAAGATACAACATaacaatataaagtaaatacctGAAGATACAACATatcaatataaagtaaatacctGAAGATACAACATatcaatataaagtaaatacctGAAGATACAACATatcaatataaagtaaatacctGAAGATACAACATatcaatataaagtaaatacctGAAGATACAACATATCAATATAAACAATGATGAaagtagtaataaaataataaatgatattaaattaattataaagaataattataaattgattaattataattataaagttaattgaTGTGATAATATTCGCCCAATACCTGCACATTATTAGTTGCGCCAGGGCTGTGCACGGGGTTTGGGGGTTCTAAGCATCCTTCAATTTGGGGCACACCCCTATCCCCCTCCTctaagaaaacaaacaaacacttgctcaaattttttaattatattacaaTTGTATAAGTACAATTAAGTAGTTCAACCTTTGTTTCtttgaatgttattttttcttgtctttttttgtaaactctTTAATCACATCATGGAAGTCAAGATTTTGTGCTAATAGACACTCGATGCTCAAAATGGCGAGATAACTTGTTCGTTCTGGTTCCATAGTTGAgcgaaaaaaattctttatgaGCTTCAATTTGCTGAATAAATGCCCACTTGAGGCCACTGTCACTGGGATTGAAGCAAAAATATGCAGTGCAATCACTTCATTTCTGGAGAATTCCCTTATAGGGtgggtaaaaaattttttttctcaaatccaGGTGTAATAGTGAAAATATGCTGTCTTATTGGTTCAATTACAAatctgttaaatattattatttttttagtgtaacaACAGTCCGCGCATCGATCccgaagtttataaaaaaatggtttaaagccACTAAAGCGTAcacaatttaacaaatttactttGTGAACTAAGCGCATATTATTGTTTTACTGTTTAGTGATGTAGAATTATTGACCCCTCcttgtttacaaatagttttgtttttattactttaagaGGGTACTTAAAAGTGGTTGCATACGTATTGCGTCATCATACAGcgtaattgttaattttaattatagtgcaacaaaaatgttataagaATGCAGTTGTGTGTGCGTTTACATTAGTTACATAATTTTCTCTTCACTGACTAATAAACCATTATGGAAACTAGAAGGCAAAGTTATCAGTGCCCCATATTTGGGAGTGTACAAGATATCAAGAACAATGTATTGCCTATCTACGAAGATGTCATGAAATATTAAGAATGGAATAGATTACAACTTAAAATTAGCAGAAATACTATAAAAGAACCGTCATTTTTAGATATTGCTGAGCTTGTGTCTCAAAAAGTAGAAAATGTTGGGAGAAAATTGACTCTTCttacagttttt
Encoded here:
- the LOC105843488 gene encoding uncharacterized protein LOC105843488 isoform X2, whose protein sequence is MFYAKLQLLSICFVSGFAPFPHLWWDIEIYQEKTVFLRGEISTYALLLNGTTVATDLSGLRQGHFLTFNGSNAGFIFNTSLYRDKITSKCFLRNNTLCKEFTFAFWVKWSKWGDTFVIASPALRMQFFTAYTLAVEFIAENQHWIIFTPLIVSEKWDFYSITFNTTCLQLIVNAVGSQTICQTYKGSPTNNFTEDVLAIGLPLKNDHDSDTEMYIDDIMIWNRALKIYEIESAFSYDFKDVKVQGGCSTTFHYKDRYLDGFVIQETKLNSVEECLSFCLEIGYCQSFNFEYKGTGKKKKCVINSSQKHDAPWNLINVDGYFYYDVE